A window from Flavobacterium gyeonganense encodes these proteins:
- a CDS encoding tetratricopeptide repeat-containing sensor histidine kinase — protein sequence MASIQQINGDYYGSKETLTEALPYIRKKDVYSASVNNFFGIADKELSIYDDAIHYYKEAIKECTDSVSKQGPLNNIAVVYIQQKKYDKAIHILKTIINSETLDKHSLTNNKARVLDNLGYAYFKKGIPEKGLVLMTESFRLRNQIDDTYGAIESNLHLAEYYTKTDSEKSNDYAKNAYQIATKSNSVDERLKSLAILIANGSGSTYARKYITLNDSIIKIRNNYKNKFAKIKYDSKKEKDENQKLRLEKAENSLALQKAKYQRIFFIIGIISLFFLLAYLKKRYENRNRIEKIKTAYDTETRIAKDIHDELANDVFHAITYAQTQSLTSRNNKETLLQNLDHIYSRVRGISRENNDIDTGPNYSANLKEMFSTYNSSSTNVIITNIEKVNWDLIEDLKKIAIQRVLHELMVNMKKHSNASIVVVKFESNPHNLFIDYSDNGKGCEKSKIIKNGLQNMENRILAIKGTITFDTEPDKGFKAQITIPK from the coding sequence ATGGCTTCCATACAACAAATTAACGGTGACTATTATGGAAGTAAAGAAACCCTGACTGAGGCGTTACCTTACATTAGAAAAAAAGATGTTTACAGTGCTTCTGTCAATAATTTTTTTGGAATTGCAGACAAGGAACTTTCTATTTATGATGATGCTATTCATTATTACAAAGAAGCAATAAAAGAATGTACAGATTCTGTTTCAAAACAGGGACCGCTAAATAATATTGCAGTCGTATACATTCAGCAAAAAAAATACGACAAGGCAATACACATATTAAAAACTATTATCAATTCTGAAACACTGGACAAGCATTCTCTTACAAACAACAAAGCAAGGGTTTTGGACAATTTGGGCTATGCTTATTTTAAAAAGGGAATCCCGGAAAAAGGTCTTGTTTTGATGACCGAAAGTTTTAGACTAAGAAATCAGATTGATGACACTTACGGAGCTATTGAAAGTAATTTGCATCTGGCAGAATATTATACAAAAACTGATTCTGAAAAATCAAATGATTACGCTAAAAATGCGTATCAAATTGCTACTAAATCTAACAGTGTTGATGAGCGTTTAAAATCTTTAGCAATCTTAATAGCTAATGGTTCGGGAAGTACATATGCCCGAAAATACATTACACTAAACGACAGCATAATCAAGATTAGAAACAATTATAAAAACAAGTTTGCCAAAATCAAATACGATTCTAAAAAAGAAAAAGATGAAAACCAGAAACTTCGATTAGAAAAAGCTGAAAACTCACTTGCACTTCAGAAAGCAAAATATCAAAGAATCTTTTTTATAATTGGCATTATTTCACTATTCTTTCTACTGGCTTATCTGAAAAAACGTTATGAAAACCGAAATCGAATTGAAAAAATAAAAACAGCTTACGATACTGAAACCAGAATTGCCAAAGATATCCATGACGAACTGGCCAATGATGTTTTTCACGCTATTACTTACGCACAAACCCAGTCTTTAACTTCCCGGAACAATAAAGAAACCTTATTACAGAACCTCGACCATATTTATTCACGGGTTCGCGGAATTTCCAGAGAGAATAATGATATTGATACGGGACCAAATTATTCTGCTAATTTAAAAGAAATGTTTTCTACCTATAATAGCAGCAGTACCAATGTTATTATTACAAACATTGAAAAAGTAAACTGGGATTTGATTGAAGATTTAAAGAAGATTGCAATTCAACGCGTATTGCATGAATTAATGGTCAACATGAAAAAACACAGTAATGCTTCTATTGTCGTTGTAAAATTTGAAAGCAACCCGCATAATTTATTTATAGATTATTCGGACAACGGAAAAGGCTGTGAAAAATCAAAAATTATAAAAAATGGTTTACAAAATATGGAAAACCGTATTCTGGCCATAAAAGGAACAATTACTTTTGATACAGAACCCGATAAAGGTTTCAAAGCACAAATAACAATACCTAAATAA
- a CDS encoding response regulator: MFKKVIIAEDFEEFNLAVKQTLTDFNIINFQHAKYCDDAFLKIRKAIQDNEPYDLLISDLSFKKDHREVKIISGDELIQKVREIQPNIKIIVYSIEDKGIRIKSLFENAEIDAFVLKGRNSIEELKKAINIISTSDQKFISPEVASALQEKNNYEIDDVDIQILKYLSAGTSQDEIIEIFKNSDIKPNSKSAVEKRLSKLKDFFKANNTVHLVSITKDMGII; encoded by the coding sequence ATGTTTAAAAAAGTAATAATAGCAGAAGATTTTGAAGAATTCAATTTAGCAGTCAAACAAACTTTAACTGATTTCAACATTATCAATTTTCAACATGCAAAATATTGTGATGATGCTTTTCTAAAAATAAGAAAAGCTATTCAGGATAATGAACCTTACGATTTATTAATTAGTGATCTTTCATTTAAAAAAGATCACCGTGAAGTAAAAATAATTAGCGGAGATGAACTAATTCAGAAAGTTCGTGAGATACAGCCCAATATTAAAATCATCGTCTACTCAATAGAAGACAAAGGAATTCGCATCAAATCACTTTTTGAAAATGCTGAAATTGATGCCTTTGTATTAAAAGGACGAAACAGTATCGAAGAACTTAAGAAAGCAATCAACATTATTTCGACTTCAGACCAAAAGTTCATCTCTCCAGAAGTAGCATCTGCCCTTCAGGAAAAAAACAACTACGAAATAGATGATGTTGATATTCAGATTCTAAAATACCTGTCTGCGGGTACTTCGCAGGATGAAATCATAGAGATTTTTAAAAATTCAGACATTAAGCCCAACAGCAAAAGTGCTGTCGAAAAAAGACTTTCAAAACTCAAAGACTTTTTTAAAGCGAACAATACCGTCCATCTGGTTTCGATTACAAAAGATATGGGGATAATTTAA
- a CDS encoding DUF4236 domain-containing protein: MGFRFQKRIKLGGGLGLNISKSGISPSLRTKMGTFSKYGYSAKTGIPGVRYKNSGCFVLLVFTGLLTFLIYTL, encoded by the coding sequence ATGGGCTTTCGATTTCAAAAAAGAATTAAGCTTGGAGGCGGATTGGGATTAAATATTAGCAAATCCGGAATTTCTCCAAGTTTAAGAACTAAAATGGGCACATTTAGCAAATACGGCTATTCTGCAAAAACAGGCATACCCGGAGTCCGATACAAAAATAGCGGATGCTTTGTTCTGCTTGTCTTCACTGGACTTCTTACATTTTTAATTTATACACTTTAA
- a CDS encoding excalibur calcium-binding domain-containing protein, producing MGYRKGYYRKDGTYVHGHFANNRSKSFSGKNKNGCTILIFLFIALSSVMACSESSESSGNITNSESGNNSSSGSNSNSNCPTKTCKDFATQAQAQAAYNSNPKCYKNLDGDGNGKACESLK from the coding sequence ATGGGATATCGAAAAGGATATTACAGAAAAGACGGAACTTATGTTCATGGACATTTTGCAAATAACAGATCCAAATCTTTTTCAGGTAAAAACAAAAATGGATGTACAATTCTGATTTTTCTATTTATTGCACTTAGTTCAGTCATGGCCTGCTCTGAATCATCTGAATCATCAGGAAATATTACAAATTCAGAATCTGGAAACAACTCAAGTTCGGGTTCAAATTCAAATTCAAATTGTCCCACTAAAACCTGTAAAGATTTTGCGACACAGGCACAAGCCCAGGCAGCTTATAATAGTAATCCGAAATGCTACAAAAACCTGGATGGGGATGGCAACGGAAAAGCCTGTGAATCTTTAAAATAA
- a CDS encoding type I restriction endonuclease, which yields MEINIQLKSLADKINQLKNKIDTEESTKHAFVLPFIHVLGYDAFNPLEVVPEFTADLGLKKGEKVDYAIFQNGEPIIIVECKSWKEKLTIHNSQLFRYFHVTKTRFALLTNGINYQFFTDLDAPNKMDEKPFLEFDITSLKENTINEITKFHKSNFNVDNIVSNASSLKYIKEIKKQINAELENPSNDFTKLFANKVYTGRLTEKVVDEFKDLVQKSLSQYINDRINDRLNAALTKETIKQQDEEIVIPEEEGKIVTTEEELEAYRIVVAILRRKNSN from the coding sequence ATGGAAATCAATATTCAACTAAAATCATTAGCCGATAAAATCAATCAGCTAAAAAACAAAATTGACACAGAAGAATCTACCAAACACGCTTTTGTTTTGCCCTTTATACACGTTCTCGGATACGATGCTTTTAATCCGCTTGAAGTTGTGCCTGAGTTTACTGCTGATCTTGGCTTAAAAAAAGGAGAAAAAGTAGATTATGCTATTTTTCAGAACGGCGAACCCATTATAATTGTAGAATGCAAAAGCTGGAAAGAAAAACTGACCATTCATAATTCACAACTATTCCGCTATTTCCATGTTACCAAAACCAGATTCGCTCTTTTGACAAATGGAATCAATTATCAGTTCTTTACCGACCTGGATGCTCCGAATAAAATGGATGAAAAACCATTTCTGGAATTTGACATCACGAGTCTTAAAGAAAATACGATTAATGAAATCACCAAATTTCACAAGTCTAATTTTAATGTCGATAATATTGTCAGCAATGCGAGCTCTTTAAAATATATCAAGGAAATCAAAAAGCAGATCAACGCAGAGCTTGAAAATCCATCCAATGATTTCACTAAGCTTTTTGCTAATAAAGTATACACCGGAAGATTAACTGAAAAAGTAGTGGATGAGTTTAAAGATTTGGTTCAGAAATCATTGAGTCAATACATAAACGACCGGATTAATGACCGACTGAATGCTGCACTTACGAAAGAAACAATCAAGCAGCAGGATGAAGAAATCGTAATTCCTGAAGAAGAAGGCAAAATTGTAACCACTGAAGAAGAACTGGAAGCGTACAGAATTGTTGTGGCGATTTTGAGAAGAAAAAATTCCAATTAA
- the yidD gene encoding membrane protein insertion efficiency factor YidD translates to MKYLILFVIQIYWKVIPASKRKKCIFKKSCSNYVFETTQKEGFISGLKAFRFRFQNCRAGCQVFKDPVNGKIQIILPSQIIVEKEEMSERLTH, encoded by the coding sequence ATGAAATATCTAATACTGTTCGTAATTCAAATATACTGGAAAGTAATACCTGCTTCTAAAAGAAAAAAATGCATTTTCAAAAAATCCTGCTCAAATTATGTTTTTGAAACCACTCAAAAAGAAGGTTTTATAAGCGGTTTAAAAGCATTCCGATTCCGATTCCAAAATTGCAGAGCTGGTTGTCAGGTTTTTAAAGATCCAGTAAATGGTAAAATCCAAATAATTCTTCCCTCTCAGATTATAGTTGAAAAAGAAGAAATGTCGGAAAGGTTAACTCATTGA
- a CDS encoding VOC family protein — MEDQKSNADNLIPKVTGIGGIFFFSDDPQKTKDWYAKNLGFEISDWGTSSFESRDLNKPEEINSLQWSPFKKGDDYFSPSKKDFMINYRVQNIEGLIAQLTENGVTILDDIATYDYGKFVHIMDAEGNKIELWEPA, encoded by the coding sequence ATGGAAGATCAAAAAAGTAATGCAGATAATTTAATACCAAAGGTTACAGGAATTGGCGGGATTTTTTTCTTTTCTGATGATCCGCAGAAAACCAAAGACTGGTATGCCAAAAATTTAGGTTTTGAAATCAGTGACTGGGGTACTTCCAGTTTTGAATCCAGGGATCTCAACAAACCAGAAGAAATAAACTCGCTTCAATGGAGTCCTTTCAAAAAAGGAGATGACTATTTTTCTCCGTCGAAAAAAGATTTTATGATTAATTATCGCGTTCAGAACATTGAAGGATTAATAGCTCAGCTTACAGAAAATGGGGTAACTATACTGGATGATATTGCAACTTACGATTACGGGAAATTTGTGCATATTATGGATGCTGAAGGAAATAAAATTGAACTTTGGGAACCAGCTTAG
- a CDS encoding lipocalin family protein, producing the protein MKTRNFLYVLALSFGLFATTSCSNDDNDGETIVPIQGKYELSQVGTADSNGNETLVDAPQNQSGCSKDYLELKLSNVAVIGDYSGSECNKTETTGTYVRSHNDLTITMGAISTVSDIMNLTNKELKLKDKTTGIITVYKR; encoded by the coding sequence ATGAAAACTAGAAATTTTTTATACGTATTAGCCTTAAGTTTTGGATTATTCGCAACAACATCTTGCAGCAATGATGACAATGACGGAGAAACAATTGTACCAATTCAGGGTAAGTATGAGTTAAGCCAGGTTGGTACAGCAGATTCTAATGGAAATGAAACGTTAGTTGATGCACCGCAAAATCAAAGTGGGTGTTCCAAAGATTATTTAGAATTAAAGTTGAGCAATGTTGCAGTTATAGGAGACTATAGCGGTTCAGAGTGTAACAAAACTGAAACAACTGGAACTTACGTAAGATCTCATAATGATTTAACTATTACTATGGGTGCTATTAGCACTGTTAGCGATATCATGAACCTTACTAATAAAGAGTTGAAATTAAAAGACAAAACGACTGGTATCATTACAGTTTATAAAAGATAA
- a CDS encoding VOC family protein translates to MALNTTISIKPFLTVNNGKKALDFYVSAFDATVKAKFELPNGKLSAELVLENASFFIGDEEPEFGNISPNVEFNSPVRLILTTQNADELFDQALKFGATAICPMTTEEDWRIGKLKDPFGHIWEIGYVI, encoded by the coding sequence ATGGCACTTAACACAACAATAAGTATAAAACCTTTTCTTACTGTAAATAATGGTAAAAAAGCTCTTGATTTTTATGTTTCTGCTTTTGATGCAACGGTAAAAGCAAAGTTTGAATTGCCAAACGGAAAATTAAGTGCTGAATTAGTCCTTGAAAATGCTTCCTTTTTTATTGGAGATGAAGAGCCGGAGTTTGGAAACATAAGTCCTAATGTAGAGTTTAATAGTCCTGTCAGATTGATCCTTACAACCCAAAATGCAGATGAGTTGTTTGACCAGGCTTTAAAATTTGGTGCTACAGCAATATGCCCCATGACTACAGAAGAAGACTGGCGAATAGGGAAACTAAAAGATCCTTTTGGACACATTTGGGAAATTGGTTATGTCATATAA
- a CDS encoding TolC family protein, whose translation MYKFKAYQYSIALGLCLAVVGCKAPVAETATASSPVPESFGAVKNLDTVNTGSMKWRTFFKDQNLIDLIDTALKNNQELNITLQEIEIAKNDIRVKKGLLLPSVGVRAGAGVEKVGRYTSQGAGDATTEIKPGVEMPDPLGDFTIAAYANWEVDIWKKLRNSKKAALNRYLATVEGKNFVITNLIAEVADSYYELLALDSQLDIVKQTIELQTNALEIVKIQKQAARATELGVQKFQAEVLTSKSLEFDILQKIKENENKINFLLGRYPQEVKRTNTNFLTLLPAEVKSGIPSQLLMNRPDVKQAELELVAAKLDVKVARAEFYPSLDISAAFGVQAFKPSYLFTFPESILYSLAGDLAAPLINRNAIKAEFSSANARQLQALYNYDRTILNAYLEVSNQLSKIDNLQKSYDLKSQQVDALNKSIEVSNDLFKSARVDYFEVLMTQRDALESKLELIDTKKEQLNAAVYVYKDLGGGWK comes from the coding sequence ATGTATAAATTCAAAGCATATCAATATAGTATTGCATTAGGTCTTTGTCTTGCTGTAGTGGGCTGTAAAGCCCCTGTAGCCGAGACTGCAACGGCAAGTTCTCCTGTTCCGGAATCTTTTGGAGCAGTCAAAAATCTGGATACAGTCAATACGGGGTCCATGAAGTGGAGAACATTTTTTAAGGATCAAAATCTGATTGACTTAATTGATACAGCCTTAAAAAACAATCAGGAACTAAACATTACTTTGCAGGAAATCGAAATTGCAAAAAATGATATTCGTGTTAAAAAAGGACTTTTACTGCCATCTGTAGGTGTACGCGCAGGAGCAGGAGTAGAAAAAGTAGGGCGCTACACCAGTCAGGGTGCGGGTGATGCCACTACAGAAATTAAACCAGGTGTAGAAATGCCAGATCCTTTAGGAGATTTTACCATTGCTGCTTATGCTAATTGGGAAGTAGATATCTGGAAAAAATTGCGCAATTCTAAAAAAGCGGCACTAAACCGCTATCTGGCAACTGTAGAAGGCAAAAACTTTGTGATCACCAATCTGATTGCTGAGGTAGCCGATTCGTATTACGAATTATTAGCTTTAGACAGTCAGCTTGATATTGTAAAACAGACTATCGAATTGCAGACAAATGCTTTAGAAATTGTAAAAATTCAAAAGCAGGCTGCCAGAGCTACAGAACTTGGCGTGCAGAAATTTCAGGCTGAGGTTTTGACTTCTAAAAGTTTAGAGTTTGATATTCTTCAGAAAATTAAAGAAAATGAGAATAAAATAAATTTCTTATTAGGAAGATATCCACAGGAAGTGAAGAGAACGAACACTAACTTTTTAACTTTATTGCCTGCAGAAGTAAAATCCGGAATTCCATCTCAGTTATTGATGAACCGTCCCGATGTGAAACAAGCCGAATTAGAATTGGTAGCGGCCAAATTAGATGTAAAAGTAGCCCGTGCCGAGTTTTATCCTTCATTGGATATTTCGGCAGCATTTGGTGTACAGGCTTTTAAACCGTCTTATTTGTTTACGTTTCCGGAATCTATCTTGTACTCGCTGGCAGGAGATCTTGCAGCACCGCTGATCAACAGAAATGCTATCAAAGCAGAGTTTTCAAGTGCCAATGCCAGACAGCTTCAGGCGTTGTACAACTACGACCGTACGATCTTGAATGCCTATCTGGAAGTTTCGAATCAGCTTTCTAAAATTGATAATTTACAAAAAAGCTACGACTTAAAATCACAGCAGGTTGATGCCTTAAATAAATCGATTGAGGTTTCGAATGATTTGTTTAAATCGGCAAGAGTAGATTATTTCGAAGTTTTGATGACACAGCGTGATGCTTTAGAATCAAAATTAGAATTGATAGACACCAAAAAAGAACAGCTCAACGCAGCAGTCTATGTCTACAAAGACTTAGGCGGTGGCTGGAAATAA
- a CDS encoding efflux RND transporter permease subunit — MFNKFIQRPVLSIVISLIIVFLGVLSVLSLPITQFPTISPPMVNVTADYPGSNGELMVKAVVIPLERALNGVPGMKYMASDAGNDGEATIKVVFNLGTDPNQAAINVQNRVASVTNKLPPLVIREGIKITREVPSMLMYVNLYSTDPNTDMKFLYNYADINVLSELKRVNGIGSGDILGTREYAMRIWLKPDRMLAYKISADEVMEALSSQSLEASPGKTGESSGKRSQAFEYVLKYSGRFTTKEQYENIVVKSNPNGELLRLKDIAKVEFGSSMYDIYSNLNGKPSAAIVLKQSFGSNANQVIEEVKAKLEKIKQRFPKGMDYEISYDVSKFLDASIEKVIHTLVEAFILVGLVVFLFLGDWRSTVIPAIAVPVSLVGTFVFMTFFDISLNLITLFALVLAIGVVVDDAIVVIEAVHAKMEEEHLSPFKATKKAMHEIAGAIIAITFLMAAVFIPVAFMSGPVGVFYRQFSVTMATAIILSGIVALTLTPALCAMMLKNNHGKPKKKTLADRFIDGFNNKFNLAQGKYQNLLGKIVNRRVVTIVALLGFCAGTWLISSNVPSGFIPNEDQGMFYAVIQTPPGSSLERTNNIAERVQKIAEHIDGVKSVSSLAGYEILSEGTGANSGTCLVNLKDWSERKESVLEIMHEMEEECKDIAGANIEFFQPPAVPGYGAAGGFELRLLDKTGSGDYKRMEQVNNDFVAELNKQPELSNVFSFYSASFPQFMMKVDNDLAQQKGVSIENAMNSLSTLVGSNYEISFIKFGINYKVIVQASPEYRAQPDDILKLYVKNNRDEMVPYSAFMKLEKVYGLSEITRHNMYTSTQISGSPAAGYSSGTAIKVIQEVAAKKLPRGYDIDWAGISADEVAQGNQAIWVFLICLGFVYLVLAAQYESFILPLSVILSLPAGIFGAFLLLQIAGLENNIYAQVAMVMLIGLLGKNAVLIVEFAIQRHAAGKTVLEAAMEGAKARFRPILMTSFAFIAGLIPLVFATGPGKIGNRTIGTAAAGGMLIGTICGVFVIPGLYYIFAKIAEKHKLVKHEEENPLTEEIDNNHV; from the coding sequence ATGTTTAATAAATTTATTCAAAGACCTGTTCTTTCGATAGTAATATCGTTGATAATTGTCTTTTTAGGGGTCTTATCGGTATTGAGTTTGCCAATTACCCAATTCCCTACCATTTCACCTCCAATGGTGAATGTTACTGCAGACTATCCTGGGTCTAACGGAGAATTGATGGTTAAGGCGGTTGTTATTCCTTTGGAAAGAGCCTTAAACGGAGTTCCCGGAATGAAATATATGGCTTCAGATGCCGGAAACGATGGTGAAGCAACAATAAAAGTAGTTTTTAACTTAGGTACAGATCCTAACCAGGCGGCAATTAACGTTCAGAACCGTGTGGCTTCTGTTACCAATAAACTTCCTCCTTTGGTAATTCGTGAAGGTATAAAAATTACCAGAGAAGTACCAAGTATGCTGATGTACGTGAACCTTTACAGTACAGACCCAAATACCGACATGAAGTTTTTATACAACTATGCCGATATTAACGTACTTTCTGAATTAAAAAGGGTAAACGGTATTGGTTCCGGAGATATCTTAGGAACACGTGAATATGCCATGCGTATCTGGCTGAAACCGGATCGTATGCTGGCTTATAAAATTTCTGCAGACGAGGTAATGGAAGCTTTATCAAGTCAGAGTTTGGAGGCTTCTCCGGGTAAAACAGGGGAAAGTTCAGGAAAACGTTCTCAGGCATTTGAATATGTATTGAAATATTCCGGCCGTTTTACTACAAAAGAACAATATGAGAACATTGTCGTAAAATCAAATCCAAACGGAGAGCTTTTACGTTTGAAAGATATTGCAAAAGTAGAGTTTGGAAGCTCGATGTATGATATTTATTCGAATTTGAACGGAAAACCATCAGCTGCGATTGTATTGAAACAATCTTTTGGGAGTAATGCCAATCAGGTTATTGAAGAAGTAAAAGCCAAGCTGGAAAAAATCAAGCAAAGATTTCCAAAAGGAATGGATTATGAAATTTCATATGACGTTTCTAAATTCCTTGACGCTTCTATCGAAAAAGTAATTCACACGTTGGTTGAAGCGTTTATTCTGGTAGGATTAGTTGTTTTTCTTTTCTTAGGAGACTGGCGTTCAACGGTTATTCCGGCCATTGCGGTTCCGGTATCGCTGGTAGGTACCTTTGTGTTCATGACATTTTTCGATATTTCGCTGAACTTAATTACTTTATTTGCTTTGGTATTAGCAATCGGGGTCGTCGTCGATGATGCGATTGTGGTTATCGAAGCCGTTCACGCCAAGATGGAAGAAGAACATCTGTCGCCATTTAAGGCTACTAAAAAAGCAATGCACGAAATTGCGGGGGCAATCATTGCAATTACTTTTCTTATGGCGGCAGTATTTATTCCGGTAGCGTTTATGTCGGGGCCTGTTGGAGTATTCTACAGACAATTTTCAGTTACCATGGCCACAGCAATTATTCTTTCGGGTATTGTGGCATTGACCCTGACTCCGGCTTTGTGTGCGATGATGTTAAAAAACAATCATGGTAAACCTAAGAAAAAAACTCTTGCTGACCGGTTTATCGATGGTTTCAACAACAAGTTTAATCTGGCGCAGGGCAAGTACCAAAATTTATTAGGTAAAATTGTCAACAGAAGGGTGGTTACCATAGTGGCGCTTTTAGGATTTTGTGCCGGAACATGGTTAATAAGCAGTAACGTGCCTTCCGGATTTATTCCAAATGAGGACCAGGGAATGTTTTATGCGGTTATCCAGACACCACCAGGATCTTCATTAGAAAGAACCAACAATATTGCAGAGAGAGTTCAAAAAATTGCAGAACATATTGATGGAGTAAAATCGGTTTCTTCATTAGCAGGTTATGAAATCCTCTCAGAAGGTACAGGAGCAAACTCAGGTACTTGTTTGGTGAATCTAAAAGACTGGAGTGAAAGAAAAGAATCTGTTCTGGAGATTATGCATGAAATGGAGGAAGAATGCAAAGATATCGCAGGAGCTAATATCGAGTTTTTCCAACCGCCAGCTGTACCTGGTTATGGAGCTGCCGGAGGATTTGAGCTTCGTTTGTTAGATAAAACAGGCTCTGGGGATTATAAGAGAATGGAGCAGGTAAACAACGATTTTGTGGCTGAATTAAACAAACAGCCTGAATTATCCAATGTGTTTAGTTTTTACAGTGCCAGTTTCCCTCAATTTATGATGAAAGTAGACAATGACCTAGCACAGCAGAAAGGGGTTTCAATCGAAAACGCCATGAATTCCCTGTCGACTCTTGTGGGTAGTAATTATGAAATCAGTTTTATCAAATTTGGAATTAACTATAAAGTAATCGTTCAGGCTTCACCGGAATATCGTGCCCAGCCAGATGATATTTTGAAGTTGTATGTGAAAAACAATCGTGATGAGATGGTGCCGTATTCTGCTTTTATGAAACTGGAAAAAGTATATGGACTTTCAGAGATTACACGTCATAATATGTACACTTCTACACAGATCAGTGGTTCTCCGGCTGCAGGTTACAGTTCCGGTACTGCGATTAAGGTGATTCAGGAAGTAGCTGCGAAAAAATTACCAAGAGGATATGATATTGACTGGGCGGGAATCTCTGCCGATGAGGTAGCACAAGGTAATCAGGCAATCTGGGTATTCTTAATTTGTTTAGGATTCGTATACCTGGTTCTTGCAGCTCAGTACGAAAGTTTTATTCTGCCATTATCAGTAATTCTTTCTCTTCCTGCCGGTATTTTTGGTGCTTTCCTTTTACTGCAGATTGCAGGATTAGAAAACAACATTTATGCGCAGGTAGCGATGGTTATGCTTATTGGATTATTAGGTAAAAATGCCGTATTGATTGTAGAGTTTGCAATCCAGAGACATGCTGCAGGCAAAACGGTTTTAGAAGCTGCGATGGAAGGTGCAAAGGCAAGGTTCCGTCCTATTTTGATGACTTCATTCGCATTTATTGCCGGACTAATACCGCTTGTTTTTGCCACTGGTCCGGGAAAAATTGGTAACCGAACTATTGGTACTGCAGCAGCAGGAGGTATGTTAATCGGGACGATTTGCGGAGTATTCGTAATTCCGGGCTTGTATTACATCTTTGCTAAAATTGCCGAGAAGCATAAACTGGTAAAACATGAAGAAGAAAATCCATTAACTGAAGAAATTGACAACAATCATGTATAA